DNA from Arthrobacter sp. SLBN-112:
ACTGCCAGCAGGGCACCGAACAGGAGGTTCCCGGGGCTGAAATCCTGCCACAGGGCGCCCCAGACAATCACCAGCCAGACCAGGAGGGGCAACTCCTGGCGCAGGGAAATGCGTTTGCGGCTCATCGCACTCCTCCCACGGCAGTTGTGGCCGGGATGGGAACATCACTGCCCAGCACCGCCTGGATGTACGGGGTCCGGTCCAGCATGTCCCGCGCGGCCCGGTCCGCAAGCCCGAACAGCGGACCGGCAAAGACGGTCAGGGAAACGCCGAGAACCACCAGGCCAAGGGTTGAGCCCACCATGGTGCGGGGCAGGAGCGTCACGGTGTTGAGCTTGGCGCCCGGCCCGGCCACCCTGGCCGCCGGGCGGGCAAGCAGCACCGGGTCCGGATGTTCGGCGTCGGTGGGCCTGCGCCAGAACGCACGGTTCCACACCCTGGCGATGGCCAGCAGCGTCAGGAGGCTGGTAACAACCCCGCCGATCACCAGCGCGTAGGCCAGCGGCGTGCCCAGCTCGATGCCCGCCTGCATCAGCCCCACCTTGCCCAGGAACCCGGAGAACGGCGGGATGCCGGCAAGGTTCATGCCGGGGACAAAGAAGAGCAGCGCCAGCAGGGGCGACAGCTTGGCCAGCCCGCCCAACCGGTCCACGGACGAGCTGCCGCCGCGCCGCTCGATCAGGCCCGTGACCAGGAAGAGGCTGGTCTGGATGGTGATGTGGTGGGCCACGTAGAACACTGCCGCGGCCAGTCCGGCAACGGAGGACATGGCCAGCCCGAACACCATGTAGCCGATGTGGCTGACCAGGGTGAACGACAGGAGCCGCTTAATGTCGCTTTGGGCCAGGGCGCCAAGGATGCCCACCACCATGGTCAGCAGCGCTGCCACCATCAAAGGTGTGTTCAGGGTGTCCCCCGGGAACAGCAGGGTTTCGGTCCGGACCATGGCGTACACGCCCACCTTGGTGAGCAACCCCGCGAACACGGCTGTGACGGGCGCCGGCGCGGTGGGGTAGGAGTCAGGGAGCCAGAAGGAGAGCGGGAACACGGCAGCCT
Protein-coding regions in this window:
- a CDS encoding Na+/H+ antiporter subunit D: MNIASFAPLAVVLPILGAALTFLLIRHTRAQRAVSIALLSLTLALECLLLASAWNGGTAAVTIGGWLPPWGIVMVVDQFSSLMLVVSSAISLAVLVYATGQGMADGDHDAPVSIFHPTYLILVAGVSNAFLSGDLFNLYVGFEILLTASYVLMTLGGTGPRIRAGVTYVVVSVVSSVLFLISIAMVYGATGTVNMADLAIKLGELDQGTKTLLHVMLLVAFGIKAAVFPLSFWLPDSYPTAPAPVTAVFAGLLTKVGVYAMVRTETLLFPGDTLNTPLMVAALLTMVVGILGALAQSDIKRLLSFTLVSHIGYMVFGLAMSSVAGLAAAVFYVAHHITIQTSLFLVTGLIERRGGSSSVDRLGGLAKLSPLLALLFFVPGMNLAGIPPFSGFLGKVGLMQAGIELGTPLAYALVIGGVVTSLLTLLAIARVWNRAFWRRPTDAEHPDPVLLARPAARVAGPGAKLNTVTLLPRTMVGSTLGLVVLGVSLTVFAGPLFGLADRAARDMLDRTPYIQAVLGSDVPIPATTAVGGVR